A single region of the Pseudomonas mandelii genome encodes:
- the hisG gene encoding ATP phosphoribosyltransferase: protein MLTIALSKGRILDDTLPLLAEAGIVPTENPDKSRKLIIPTTQADVRLLIVRATDVPTYVEHGAADLGVAGKDVLMEYGGQGLYEPLDLRIALCKLMTAGRVGDVEPKGRLRVATKFVNVAKRYYAEQGRQVDIIKLYGSMELAPLIGLADKIIDVVDTGNTLRANGLEPQDFIADISSRLIVNKASMKMQHARIQALIDTLRKAVESRHRG from the coding sequence ATGTTGACCATCGCACTGTCCAAGGGCCGCATCCTTGACGACACCCTGCCGCTTCTGGCTGAAGCGGGCATCGTGCCGACCGAGAATCCGGACAAGAGCCGCAAGTTGATTATCCCCACGACCCAGGCCGACGTGCGCCTGCTGATCGTGCGCGCCACCGATGTGCCGACCTACGTCGAGCATGGTGCCGCGGACCTGGGCGTCGCCGGTAAAGATGTGCTGATGGAATATGGTGGCCAGGGTCTGTACGAACCGCTGGACTTGCGAATTGCCCTCTGCAAGCTGATGACCGCCGGCCGTGTCGGTGATGTCGAACCCAAGGGCCGCCTGCGGGTAGCGACCAAGTTCGTCAACGTTGCCAAGCGTTACTACGCCGAGCAGGGCCGTCAGGTCGACATCATCAAGCTCTACGGCTCGATGGAGCTGGCGCCGCTGATCGGTCTGGCGGACAAGATTATCGACGTGGTCGACACCGGTAACACCTTGCGTGCCAATGGCCTGGAACCCCAGGATTTCATCGCTGACATCAGCTCCCGGCTGATCGTCAACAAAGCGTCGATGAAAATGCAGCATGCCCGTATCCAGGCGTTGATCGACACCCTGCGCAAGGCAGTGGAGTCTCGACACCGCGGCTGA
- the murA gene encoding UDP-N-acetylglucosamine 1-carboxyvinyltransferase, with protein sequence MDKLIITGGVRLDGEIRISGAKNSALPILAATLLCDGPVTVANLPHLHDITTMIELFGRMGIEPVIDEKLSVEIDPRTIKTLIAPYELVKTMRASILVLGPMVARFGEAEVALPGGCAIGSRPVDLHIRGLEAMGAVIDVEGGYIKAKAPEGGLRGAHFFFDTVSVTGTENIMMAAALAKGRSVLQNAAREPEVIDLANFLIAMGAKITGAGTDTITIDGVERLHPTTYKVMPDRIETGTYLVAAAVTGGRVKVKDTDPTILEAVLEKLKESGAEITCGEDWIELNMHGKRPKAVNVRTAPYPAFPTDMQAQFISLNAIAEGTGAVIETIFENRFMHVYELHRMGAKIQVEGNTAIVTGTEKLKGAPVMATDLRASASLVISALIAEGDTLIDRIYHIDRGYECIEEKLQMLGAKIRRVPG encoded by the coding sequence ATGGATAAATTGATTATTACTGGCGGCGTTCGTCTTGATGGCGAAATCCGCATCTCCGGGGCGAAGAACTCTGCCCTGCCGATCCTGGCTGCAACCCTGCTGTGCGATGGCCCGGTAACGGTTGCCAACCTGCCGCACCTGCACGACATCACCACCATGATCGAGCTGTTCGGCCGCATGGGCATTGAGCCGGTGATCGACGAGAAGCTCAGCGTCGAAATCGACCCGCGCACCATCAAGACCCTGATCGCACCGTATGAGCTGGTGAAAACCATGCGCGCATCGATCCTGGTGCTGGGCCCGATGGTTGCCCGTTTCGGTGAAGCCGAAGTCGCCCTGCCTGGCGGTTGCGCCATTGGTTCGCGTCCGGTTGACCTGCACATCCGTGGTCTCGAAGCCATGGGCGCGGTCATCGACGTCGAAGGCGGCTACATCAAGGCCAAGGCGCCAGAAGGCGGCTTGCGCGGTGCGCACTTCTTCTTCGACACCGTCAGCGTGACCGGTACCGAAAACATCATGATGGCCGCCGCCCTGGCCAAGGGCCGCAGCGTGTTGCAGAACGCCGCTCGCGAACCTGAAGTCATCGACCTGGCGAACTTCCTGATTGCCATGGGTGCCAAGATCACTGGCGCCGGCACCGACACCATCACCATCGATGGCGTTGAGCGTCTGCACCCGACCACCTACAAAGTGATGCCTGACCGTATTGAAACCGGCACCTACCTGGTGGCGGCAGCCGTCACCGGCGGTCGCGTGAAGGTCAAGGACACTGATCCGACCATCCTCGAAGCGGTTCTTGAGAAACTCAAGGAATCGGGCGCGGAAATCACCTGCGGCGAAGACTGGATCGAGCTGAACATGCACGGCAAGCGGCCAAAAGCCGTCAACGTGCGGACCGCTCCGTACCCGGCGTTCCCGACCGACATGCAGGCGCAGTTCATCTCCCTCAACGCCATTGCCGAAGGCACGGGCGCCGTGATCGAGACGATCTTCGAAAACCGCTTCATGCACGTTTACGAACTGCACCGCATGGGCGCCAAGATCCAGGTGGAAGGCAACACGGCCATCGTCACCGGTACCGAAAAGCTGAAAGGCGCGCCAGTGATGGCCACCGACCTGCGTGCTTCGGCCAGCCTGGTAATCTCGGCACTGATCGCCGAAGGCGACACCCTGATCGACCGCATCTACCACATCGACCGTGGTTACGAGTGCATCGAAGAGAAACTGCAGATGCTCGGCGCCAAGATTCGCCGCGTACCGGGCTAG
- a CDS encoding BolA family protein, with protein MQAVEVKSFLEGKLPGTLVEVEGEGCNFQLNVISDELAALSPVKRQQQIYAHLNPWITDGSIHAVTMKFFSSAAWAERT; from the coding sequence ATGCAGGCCGTAGAAGTGAAGAGCTTCCTTGAAGGAAAGCTGCCCGGAACGTTGGTAGAAGTTGAGGGCGAAGGCTGCAATTTCCAGCTGAACGTGATTAGCGATGAACTGGCGGCGTTAAGCCCGGTGAAGCGTCAGCAGCAGATCTATGCCCATTTGAACCCATGGATCACCGATGGCAGCATCCATGCGGTCACTATGAAATTTTTCAGCAGCGCGGCCTGGGCCGAGCGCACCTGA
- a CDS encoding STAS domain-containing protein, with protein sequence MSVSAIRMSETGELRLSGMLDYRTGPGLRKQGQALIKSSKAAELVVDCSAVLKSSSVGLSLLLCFMRDAEAAGKALSIRGMPEDMREIAQVSELTELLAHP encoded by the coding sequence ATGAGTGTGTCGGCCATTCGCATGAGCGAAACCGGCGAGCTGCGACTGAGCGGCATGCTGGATTACCGCACCGGCCCTGGTCTGCGCAAGCAGGGGCAGGCGTTGATCAAGTCCAGCAAGGCCGCCGAACTGGTGGTTGATTGTTCGGCAGTGTTGAAGTCCAGCAGCGTAGGCTTGTCCCTGCTGCTGTGCTTCATGCGCGATGCAGAGGCGGCCGGCAAGGCGCTGAGCATCCGCGGAATGCCAGAAGACATGCGTGAAATCGCTCAGGTCAGCGAATTGACCGAGCTGTTGGCGCATCCCTAA
- a CDS encoding MlaC/ttg2D family ABC transporter substrate-binding protein, producing the protein MISTLRRGLLVLLAALPLMANAVAAPSAHEIVQDTTTRLLADLSANKEKYKQDPQDFYTALNTIVGPVVDAEGISKSIMTVKYSRKATPAQMKTFEENFKRGLFQFYGNALLEYNNQGITVDPAKDESGDRTSVAMTVKGSNGSIYPVSYTLEKINGEWKLRNVIINGINIGKLFRDQFADAMQRNGNDLDKTINGWAGEVAKAKDKTADASEKSAQ; encoded by the coding sequence ATGATCTCTACCTTGCGACGTGGCCTGTTGGTATTACTCGCGGCCCTGCCGTTGATGGCTAACGCCGTGGCAGCGCCCTCAGCGCACGAAATCGTGCAGGACACCACGACTCGGTTGCTTGCAGACCTGTCGGCCAACAAAGAGAAGTACAAGCAGGACCCACAAGACTTTTACACGGCGCTGAACACCATCGTCGGGCCGGTCGTGGATGCCGAGGGCATTTCCAAAAGCATCATGACGGTCAAATACTCGCGCAAAGCAACGCCGGCGCAGATGAAGACCTTCGAAGAAAACTTCAAGAGAGGTCTGTTCCAGTTCTATGGCAACGCCTTGCTCGAGTACAACAATCAGGGCATCACCGTCGACCCTGCCAAGGATGAGTCCGGAGACCGTACCAGCGTTGCCATGACGGTCAAAGGCTCCAACGGCTCGATCTATCCTGTGTCTTACACTCTCGAGAAAATCAACGGCGAGTGGAAACTGCGCAACGTGATCATCAACGGCATCAATATCGGCAAGCTGTTCCGCGATCAGTTCGCCGATGCGATGCAGCGCAATGGCAATGACCTGGACAAGACCATCAACGGTTGGGCCGGGGAAGTCGCCAAGGCCAAGGATAAAACCGCAGACGCCTCCGAGAAGTCTGCCCAATGA
- the mlaD gene encoding outer membrane lipid asymmetry maintenance protein MlaD, with protein MQNRTLEIGVGLFLLAGILALLLLALRVSGLSPSATTDTYKLYAYFDNIAGLTVRAKVTMAGVTIGKVTAIDLDRDSFTGRVTMQLEKRVDNLPTDSTASILTAGLLGEKYIGISVGGEEGLLKDGGTIHDTQSSLVLEDLIGKFLLNTVSKDAK; from the coding sequence ATGCAAAACCGCACCCTGGAAATCGGTGTCGGCCTTTTCTTGCTGGCTGGCATCCTGGCTTTGCTGTTGCTAGCGTTGCGGGTCAGTGGCCTGTCCCCAAGTGCCACCACCGATACTTATAAACTTTATGCATATTTCGACAATATCGCCGGTTTGACGGTCAGAGCTAAAGTGACCATGGCCGGTGTGACCATCGGCAAGGTCACGGCGATCGATCTGGACCGCGACAGTTTCACCGGTCGAGTGACGATGCAGCTGGAAAAGCGCGTAGATAACCTGCCGACCGACTCCACTGCATCTATCCTGACCGCTGGCCTGTTGGGCGAGAAGTACATCGGTATCAGCGTGGGCGGCGAAGAAGGCTTGCTCAAGGATGGTGGAACCATCCACGACACCCAGTCGTCGCTGGTGCTCGAGGACCTGATCGGTAAATTCCTGCTCAATACCGTTAGCAAAGACGCCAAATGA
- the mlaE gene encoding lipid asymmetry maintenance ABC transporter permease subunit MlaE: protein MRKISLLERVRRFGHAGIDVLAVFGRSAIFLFHALLGRGGIGGGFGLLIKQLHSVGVMSLVIIVVSGVFIGMVLALQGFNILSSYGSEQAVGQMVALTLLRELGPVVTALLFAGRAGSALTAEIGNMKSTEQLSSLEMIGVDPLKYIIAPRLWAGFISLPVLAMIFSVVGIWGGSWVAVDWLGVYEGSYWSNMQNSVTFTDDVLNGIIKSIVFAFVVTWIAVFQGYDCEPTSEGISRATTKTVVYASLAVLGLDFILTALMFGDF from the coding sequence ATGCGCAAGATTTCACTATTGGAACGCGTGCGTCGGTTCGGCCATGCCGGCATCGATGTGCTGGCGGTGTTCGGCCGTTCGGCGATTTTCCTGTTTCATGCCTTGCTCGGTCGCGGTGGTATCGGCGGCGGCTTTGGCCTGCTGATCAAGCAACTGCATTCGGTGGGCGTGATGTCCCTGGTGATCATTGTGGTCTCCGGGGTGTTCATCGGCATGGTGCTGGCGCTGCAAGGCTTCAACATCCTGTCCAGCTACGGTTCGGAGCAGGCGGTGGGGCAGATGGTTGCGCTGACGCTGTTGCGCGAACTCGGCCCCGTGGTCACGGCACTGCTGTTCGCCGGGCGTGCAGGTTCGGCGCTGACCGCCGAAATCGGCAACATGAAGTCCACCGAACAGTTGTCCAGTCTGGAAATGATTGGCGTCGACCCGCTCAAGTACATCATTGCCCCGCGCCTGTGGGCCGGCTTCATTTCCCTGCCAGTGCTGGCGATGATTTTCAGCGTGGTGGGTATCTGGGGCGGTTCGTGGGTGGCTGTCGACTGGCTGGGTGTCTATGAAGGTTCCTACTGGTCCAACATGCAGAACAGCGTGACGTTCACCGATGATGTGCTCAACGGCATCATCAAGAGCATCGTCTTTGCCTTCGTCGTGACCTGGATCGCCGTATTCCAAGGCTATGACTGCGAGCCCACTTCCGAGGGGATCAGTCGTGCCACTACCAAGACCGTGGTGTACGCCTCTTTGGCTGTGCTCGGCCTGGACTTTATTTTGACCGCCTTGATGTTTGGAGATTTCTGA
- a CDS encoding ATP-binding cassette domain-containing protein encodes MSADNAYAVELKGLSFKRGARSIFNNVDIRIPRGKVTGIMGPSGCGKTTLLRLMGAQLRPTKGEVWVNGQNLPKLSRSDLFDARKHMGVLFQSGALFTDLDVFENVAFPLRVHTELPEEMIRDIVLLKLQAVGLRGAIELMPDELSGGMKRRVALARAIALDPQILMYDEPFVGQDPIAMGVLVRLIRLLNDALGITSIVVSHDLAETASIADYIYVVGDGQVLGQGTPEELMNSQEPRIRQFMTGDPDGPVAYHFPATDYRADLLGKR; translated from the coding sequence ATGAGTGCCGATAACGCCTACGCGGTCGAGCTGAAGGGACTGTCCTTCAAGCGCGGTGCGCGCAGCATTTTCAATAACGTCGATATCCGTATCCCGCGCGGCAAGGTCACCGGCATCATGGGGCCTTCCGGGTGTGGCAAGACCACGCTGTTGCGGTTGATGGGCGCGCAGTTGCGGCCCACCAAGGGCGAAGTCTGGGTCAATGGCCAGAACCTGCCAAAGCTGTCGCGCAGCGATCTGTTCGATGCGCGCAAGCATATGGGTGTGCTGTTCCAGAGCGGCGCGCTGTTTACCGACCTCGACGTGTTCGAGAACGTCGCCTTTCCGCTGCGCGTTCATACCGAGCTGCCGGAAGAAATGATCCGTGACATCGTCCTGCTCAAATTGCAGGCCGTGGGGTTGCGTGGCGCCATCGAGCTGATGCCTGACGAACTGTCCGGTGGCATGAAGCGCCGTGTCGCGCTGGCGCGGGCGATTGCCCTCGATCCGCAGATCCTCATGTATGACGAACCCTTTGTCGGCCAGGACCCTATCGCCATGGGCGTGTTGGTGCGCCTGATCCGCTTGCTCAACGATGCGTTGGGCATCACCAGTATCGTGGTCTCCCATGATCTGGCCGAGACCGCCAGCATCGCCGACTACATCTATGTGGTGGGCGACGGCCAGGTGTTGGGGCAGGGCACTCCCGAGGAGCTGATGAACTCGCAGGAACCGCGGATTCGTCAATTCATGACCGGCGATCCCGACGGTCCGGTCGCATACCACTTTCCAGCGACGGATTACCGCGCAGATCTTCTGGGGAAGCGTTGA
- a CDS encoding KpsF/GutQ family sugar-phosphate isomerase, producing the protein MSQSSDLIQSAQRTIRLELEAVQGLLPHIDADFVRACEMILDSKGRVVVVGMGKSGHIGNKIAATLASTGTTAFFVHPAEASHGDMGMITRDDIILALSNSGSTNEIVTLLPLIKRLGIKLISVTGNPDSPLAKAAEVNLNVHVEHEACPLNLAPTSSTTAALVMGDALAVALLEARGFTAEDFAFSHPGGALGRRLLLKVENVMHAGQELPQVQRGTLLKDALMEMTRKGLGMTVILEADGKLAGIFTDGDLRRTLDRSIDIHSATIDQVMTAHGKTARAEMLAAEALKIMEDHKINALVVVDSEDRPVGALNMHDLLRAGVM; encoded by the coding sequence ATGAGCCAATCCAGCGACCTGATTCAATCTGCACAACGCACCATCCGCCTCGAACTGGAAGCCGTACAAGGCTTGCTGCCCCATATCGACGCAGATTTTGTACGCGCTTGCGAGATGATTCTGGACAGCAAAGGCCGCGTGGTCGTGGTCGGCATGGGCAAATCGGGGCACATCGGCAACAAGATCGCCGCCACCCTGGCCAGCACCGGCACCACGGCCTTTTTCGTGCACCCGGCCGAAGCCAGCCACGGCGACATGGGCATGATCACCCGCGACGACATCATTCTCGCGCTGTCGAACTCCGGCTCCACCAATGAAATCGTCACGCTGCTGCCCCTGATCAAGCGTCTGGGCATCAAATTGATCAGCGTGACCGGCAACCCGGACTCGCCGCTGGCCAAGGCCGCCGAGGTCAACCTCAACGTTCACGTAGAGCACGAAGCCTGCCCGCTGAACCTGGCACCGACCTCGTCGACCACCGCCGCGCTGGTCATGGGCGATGCCCTGGCCGTTGCGCTGCTGGAAGCCCGGGGCTTTACCGCTGAAGACTTCGCCTTTTCCCATCCAGGCGGCGCGCTGGGTCGACGCCTGCTGCTGAAAGTCGAAAACGTCATGCACGCTGGCCAGGAGCTGCCGCAGGTTCAGCGCGGTACGCTGCTCAAGGATGCGCTGATGGAAATGACTCGCAAGGGCCTGGGCATGACCGTGATCCTGGAAGCCGATGGCAAACTGGCCGGGATCTTCACCGACGGTGACTTGCGCCGCACACTGGACCGCAGCATCGACATCCACAGCGCCACCATCGATCAGGTCATGACCGCGCACGGCAAGACTGCTCGCGCCGAAATGCTCGCCGCCGAAGCCCTGAAAATCATGGAAGACCACAAGATCAACGCACTGGTCGTGGTCGACAGCGAAGACCGCCCGGTCGGCGCCTTGAACATGCACGACTTGCTGCGTGCAGGAGTAATGTAA
- a CDS encoding KdsC family phosphatase yields MSTDLLQRGKQIKLAVFDVDGVLTDGRLYFLEDGSEFKTFNTLDGQGIKMLMAAGVQTAIISGRKTPVVERRAKNLGIPHLYQGREDKLVVLDELLAQLNLSYEQVAYLGDDLPDLPVIRRVGLGMAVANAASFVREHAHGITLARGGEGAAREFCELILRAQGRLDAANAAYL; encoded by the coding sequence ATGAGCACGGACCTGCTGCAACGTGGCAAACAGATCAAACTCGCGGTGTTCGACGTCGATGGCGTGCTGACCGACGGGCGCCTGTACTTTCTCGAAGACGGCAGCGAATTCAAGACGTTCAACACCCTAGACGGTCAAGGCATCAAGATGTTGATGGCAGCCGGCGTGCAGACCGCTATCATCAGCGGCCGCAAGACCCCGGTGGTCGAACGGCGGGCGAAGAACCTGGGCATTCCACACCTTTACCAGGGTCGTGAAGACAAACTGGTGGTGCTCGACGAACTTCTTGCCCAACTCAACCTAAGCTATGAACAGGTCGCCTACCTGGGCGACGACTTGCCGGACCTGCCGGTGATTCGCCGCGTGGGTCTGGGCATGGCCGTAGCAAACGCTGCCAGCTTCGTGCGTGAACACGCCCATGGCATCACCCTGGCCCGTGGTGGCGAGGGTGCCGCTCGCGAATTCTGTGAATTGATCCTGCGCGCCCAGGGCCGCCTCGATGCGGCCAACGCCGCGTACCTGTGA
- the lptC gene encoding LPS export ABC transporter periplasmic protein LptC has protein sequence MLSKKIRNILVFGCIAALFAAVGYWNISPERFLDKPVVTVDESAIDYYALNAHSVQYLPDGKLQYEMTSDKVEHLKASEVTLLTNPDLNMFRGTQFPWHVQSERGEVNPDGTQVELIDSVRITRFDEKNRRTLITTTRMTVFPQQQYAQTDQPVRIDGAGGVSTGNGMKAYLKESRIHLLSNVRGQYEAR, from the coding sequence ATGCTGAGCAAAAAGATTCGTAACATCCTGGTGTTCGGCTGCATCGCGGCGCTGTTCGCCGCGGTCGGCTACTGGAACATCAGCCCGGAACGCTTCCTCGACAAGCCGGTGGTCACGGTCGATGAAAGCGCAATCGACTATTACGCCCTCAACGCCCACAGCGTTCAGTACCTGCCGGACGGCAAACTGCAGTACGAAATGACGTCCGACAAGGTCGAACACCTGAAAGCGAGCGAGGTGACGTTGCTGACCAACCCTGACCTGAACATGTTTCGCGGTACGCAGTTTCCGTGGCACGTCCAGAGTGAGCGCGGCGAAGTCAACCCGGACGGCACTCAGGTCGAGCTGATCGACTCGGTGCGCATCACCCGTTTCGACGAGAAAAACCGCCGAACCCTGATTACCACCACCCGAATGACGGTGTTCCCGCAGCAGCAATATGCGCAGACCGATCAACCCGTTAGAATCGACGGCGCTGGCGGTGTATCGACAGGCAACGGAATGAAAGCGTATTTGAAAGAAAGCAGGATACACCTGCTATCGAACGTAAGAGGACAGTATGAGGCTCGTTAA
- the lptA gene encoding lipopolysaccharide transport periplasmic protein LptA, which translates to MRLVKTLPILLSLGAALGSVSAWALPNDQEQPIRIQADDAQLDDKNGVATYKGDVIITQGSMKVTGNTVTITRTPAGDIDVVTSVGNLAYFEQMQTAGDTKPVQGWGVTIQYHASQNRVVLIDKAKVVDKDNNVTQGEKIVYDTQKKLASAGRATGSKVTESRPRIDMVIQPKPKNDAKKAP; encoded by the coding sequence ATGAGGCTCGTTAAAACTCTCCCTATTTTGCTCAGTCTGGGCGCAGCACTGGGAAGCGTGAGCGCCTGGGCTCTGCCGAACGATCAAGAGCAGCCTATCCGCATTCAGGCCGACGACGCCCAACTGGACGACAAGAATGGCGTTGCCACCTATAAAGGTGACGTGATCATCACTCAGGGCTCGATGAAGGTCACCGGTAATACCGTGACCATCACCCGTACCCCGGCTGGCGACATCGACGTGGTGACCTCGGTGGGCAACCTCGCCTACTTCGAGCAGATGCAGACGGCCGGCGACACCAAGCCTGTTCAGGGCTGGGGCGTGACCATCCAGTACCACGCCTCGCAAAACCGCGTCGTGCTGATCGACAAGGCAAAAGTCGTCGACAAGGACAACAACGTCACCCAGGGCGAGAAAATCGTCTACGACACCCAGAAAAAGCTTGCGAGCGCCGGGCGTGCTACGGGTAGCAAGGTTACCGAGTCGCGTCCGCGCATCGACATGGTGATCCAGCCCAAGCCGAAAAACGACGCGAAAAAGGCTCCTTAA
- the lptB gene encoding LPS export ABC transporter ATP-binding protein has translation MATLKAQHLAKSYKSRQVVRDVSLSIDSGQIVGLLGPNGAGKTTCFYMIVGLVQADQGRVLIDDLDVSHQPMHGRAKAGIGYLPQEASIFRKLSVADNIMAILETRKELDKAERRKELESLLQEFHISHIRDNLGMSLSGGERRRVEIARALATNPKFILLDEPFAGVDPISVGDIKQIIYHLKAKGIGVLITDHNVRETLDICETAYIVNDGQLIAEGDSATILANELVKEVYLGHEFRL, from the coding sequence ATGGCAACTCTGAAAGCTCAGCATCTGGCCAAGAGCTACAAGAGCCGCCAGGTCGTGCGTGACGTCAGCCTGTCCATCGACAGCGGTCAAATCGTCGGCCTGCTAGGCCCTAACGGCGCCGGCAAGACCACCTGTTTCTACATGATCGTCGGCCTGGTGCAGGCCGATCAGGGTCGCGTGCTGATCGACGACCTGGACGTCAGCCACCAGCCAATGCACGGTCGTGCGAAGGCCGGTATCGGCTATCTTCCGCAAGAAGCGTCGATCTTCCGCAAACTCTCGGTCGCCGATAACATCATGGCCATCCTCGAGACCCGCAAGGAACTCGACAAGGCCGAGCGTCGCAAGGAACTGGAAAGCCTGCTGCAGGAATTCCACATCAGCCACATCCGCGACAACCTAGGCATGAGCCTGTCCGGTGGTGAACGTCGTCGGGTGGAAATCGCCCGGGCACTGGCCACCAACCCGAAATTCATCCTCCTCGACGAACCATTCGCCGGCGTGGACCCGATTTCGGTGGGCGACATCAAGCAGATCATCTACCACCTCAAGGCCAAAGGCATTGGCGTGCTGATCACTGACCACAACGTCCGTGAAACCCTGGATATCTGCGAAACCGCCTACATCGTCAACGATGGTCAACTGATAGCTGAAGGTGACTCCGCCACCA